AAAATGTTTCTACTCTTTATATAAAGAGATAATAAGGAGGAAAAGGGAAATGAAAACAAAAAAGATGATTTTATCCATTGTATTCAGCATATTGATCCTGATTATATCTCAAATATTAGCAGTATTAATTGCTGAGGCTTTGCTTAAGGTTAAAGTACCAGAATTTGCTTGCAATATTATATGTGGTATTTTGTATATTCTATTTACCTACTATTTAATTAAATTACTATGTAAAAAATATTTAAACGATGAACTGGGCAATTATTATATTACAAAATTTAAACTGGAGTCTAAATGGGTAGTTGTTGCGATTTTTTTGCCGGTTATAGTAACTGTATGTTTTTTCTTATTTAATGGAACCTTTGAGCAAAATGCGATGGATTTGAATTCGAAATTAAGTATATTGAGTAGAGGAATTTTTTTTACAGGCCTTGGAGCGGGAATTACTGAGGAAATGGTTTTTCGTGGAATAATGTTAAATGTTGTAGAAAAAAAATTTAATAAAAAAGTTGCAATCATTATACCTTCTCTTTTGTTCGGTATTGCACATCTTATTGGGATCAATTTTAGTTTGCTGAATTGGGCATTGGTGATTATTGCAGGAACAATGGCAGCAATTATGTTGGCGCTTATTACCTATGAATCCAAGTCTATCTGGAATAGCGCTATTGTTCATGCTGTTTGGAATTTTGTGATTATTGGTGGAGTGATCAGCGTTGGTACAGAATTAAATCATTATTCTTTGTACAGTTATATATTGGAAAGTAAGTCCTTTGCTTTGACAGGAGGGGAGTTCGGAATTGAAGCATCTATTATAGCAGTATCAGGGTACTGCTTGGTTAGTTTATTAATACTATTAGCAAACCGAAAGAAAAGTAAAGACAGATTATATGAAATCTGAGTTTACAATGAAATGCACGAGATCTAAGATACATGATATAGTATTTAATGATTTGAGGAGCTGAAAGAGATATTTAATTATGTGGAACGTTAAGATATTTTTTAAAAAATTTAATATAATGGATATAATTGATGTAAAATGTTGTATAATTGTGGAATGAACTTAATTGACAACATCAAAAAGGTGATAAGTGTGAGAAAAATAATGAGTTTAATGATAAGCCTAGTAATGTTTTTTAGTATACCTGCTTGTGGTGATAATATTAAGAATATCAATGTGATAGATGTAGAATCCAAAATATATACTGAGGATGATATTCATTCTGCTATTCAAATTATTTTAGAAGAGTTTAACAAAAGTTGGAATGGGTGCACATTAAAAGAAATATATTATGCAGGAGATGAGACTTGTCAGGACTATCAAGATTGGGCAGACAGAAATGGGGCCGATGAAGCTATTGTTTTATTGTTGGATTTATGTCAATATAGTAGACACAAAAACTCAAATTTTTATGCAGTTTTTCTTAAAGCATCTTCAAGCTGTTGAGGAGTCATATAACCGAT
This sequence is a window from Defluviitalea raffinosedens. Protein-coding genes within it:
- a CDS encoding CPBP family intramembrane glutamic endopeptidase, producing the protein MKTKKMILSIVFSILILIISQILAVLIAEALLKVKVPEFACNIICGILYILFTYYLIKLLCKKYLNDELGNYYITKFKLESKWVVVAIFLPVIVTVCFFLFNGTFEQNAMDLNSKLSILSRGIFFTGLGAGITEEMVFRGIMLNVVEKKFNKKVAIIIPSLLFGIAHLIGINFSLLNWALVIIAGTMAAIMLALITYESKSIWNSAIVHAVWNFVIIGGVISVGTELNHYSLYSYILESKSFALTGGEFGIEASIIAVSGYCLVSLLILLANRKKSKDRLYEI